The following are encoded in a window of Staphylospora marina genomic DNA:
- a CDS encoding ATP-grasp domain-containing protein — translation MAILIFNRLPEYDAPYAEWLEELNEEVVLLTSKQLAKDFRGYARVLAFENYDFNAAVEFTALLLHEEKPFRVVVATAERDVLRAAYLREYLGLPGQSLESALSFRNKVKMKDILRNAGVRVPDFSPLESVVDLYRFVRNRGYPVVVKPEEGMGSRDTEILRNDGETARWLANGLPKGMEVEEFIDGEMYHIDGLVLDGEPVHIWPSKYLNDCLSFHEGMALGSYLLEPGNPLTNRLRNFVTAVLRILPTPQHTSFHAEVFHTPNDELVLCEIACRTGGSRISEEFRQAFGLDLTKLAVQAQCGIRPHLPDRLRITNEPVSQFGFIGIPPRKGVFLSGPTADELPEWVTEYRLISRPGEAYDGPHTSVDYAATFLVKGQSEQQVLERLKHVKDLFDRRSRWSE, via the coding sequence GTGGCCATTCTGATTTTCAATCGCCTGCCGGAATATGATGCCCCTTATGCCGAATGGTTGGAGGAACTGAATGAAGAAGTGGTTTTGCTGACCTCCAAGCAGTTGGCAAAGGATTTCAGGGGCTATGCCCGCGTCCTGGCTTTCGAAAACTATGACTTCAACGCGGCGGTTGAGTTTACGGCGCTTCTGCTCCATGAAGAAAAACCGTTCCGCGTGGTCGTGGCGACGGCGGAGCGGGATGTGTTGCGGGCGGCTTATCTTCGCGAGTATTTGGGGCTTCCGGGGCAATCCCTGGAAAGTGCGTTGTCGTTCCGGAACAAGGTCAAAATGAAAGACATTCTCCGGAATGCGGGTGTGCGGGTTCCCGATTTTTCTCCGCTTGAATCTGTCGTGGACCTGTACCGGTTTGTCAGAAACCGCGGATATCCGGTGGTGGTGAAGCCGGAGGAAGGCATGGGATCCCGCGATACGGAGATTCTCCGCAATGACGGTGAAACGGCCCGTTGGCTTGCCAATGGCTTGCCGAAAGGGATGGAAGTCGAAGAATTCATTGACGGGGAAATGTACCATATTGACGGCTTGGTGCTGGACGGGGAACCGGTGCACATCTGGCCGTCGAAATACTTGAACGATTGCCTGTCCTTCCATGAAGGGATGGCTCTCGGCAGCTATCTGCTCGAACCCGGAAATCCTCTCACGAACCGTTTGCGAAACTTCGTCACCGCCGTTCTCCGCATTCTCCCCACACCGCAACATACCTCCTTTCACGCGGAAGTGTTTCACACCCCCAATGATGAACTCGTTCTGTGCGAAATTGCCTGCAGAACCGGCGGGTCCCGGATTTCCGAGGAGTTTCGCCAAGCATTCGGTCTGGATCTGACCAAACTGGCCGTGCAGGCACAATGCGGCATTCGTCCGCACTTGCCGGACCGCCTCCGAATCACGAACGAGCCTGTCAGCCAATTCGGATTCATCGGCATTCCTCCCCGGAAGGGCGTGTTTTTGTCCGGGCCGACGGCCGACGAGCTTCCCGAATGGGTGACGGAATACCGTTTGATCTCCCGACCGGGGGAAGCGTATGACGGTCCTCACACCAGTGTCGATTATGCGGCCACTTTTCTCGTGAAAGGGCAGTCTGAACAGCAGGTCCTTGAACGTCTGAAACATGTGAAGGATTTGTTTGATCGTCGTTCCCGGTGGTCGGAATGA
- a CDS encoding GNAT family N-acetyltransferase has protein sequence MEIFIKQATTPPELEQAWAIRREVFVIEQRVPEDLEIDQWESTCTHFLALTGTSPVGTCRLRMLDPSTGKVERVAVLKSARSAGVGKRLMEACEHHARECGASLLVLNAQMQVVPFYEKLGYSRTGEPFEEAGIPHVKMSKRLINA, from the coding sequence ATGGAGATTTTCATCAAACAGGCCACGACTCCGCCCGAATTGGAACAGGCATGGGCCATCCGGCGTGAAGTGTTCGTCATCGAACAGCGCGTTCCGGAAGACTTGGAAATCGATCAGTGGGAATCGACGTGTACCCATTTTCTCGCTCTGACCGGCACCTCTCCGGTCGGAACCTGCAGACTGCGCATGCTGGATCCGTCGACGGGAAAAGTGGAGCGGGTGGCCGTTTTGAAATCCGCACGATCCGCCGGAGTCGGGAAAAGGCTGATGGAAGCTTGCGAGCACCATGCCCGGGAATGCGGCGCATCTCTTCTGGTGCTGAATGCGCAGATGCAGGTGGTTCCCTTTTACGAAAAACTGGGGTATTCCCGAACGGGGGAACCGTTTGAGGAAGCGGGAATTCCTCATGTCAAAATGAGCAAGCGCTTGATCAATGCGTGA
- a CDS encoding M23 family metallopeptidase gives MRHPTFLIATAGLTLMIVFLPPSNKAWLAKWEAVMNLGTEKTKSAGKQSSSPVAEDRSETPSEAEQAVPVSTQPAQKNRQELTAMRNGKDLYVKVDDLSKVLPVESHVFMPDGKIVLMHGEVRFEMFHEVPVVNRNGVFEPLNPAPVVKDGEAWVPVTFIKQVLNQTVTTSGTTVTLGSNPARLPSKAPGKHPGAIPAAKMVEILSFLRTPIDGAHVSTLDSHMPGAARTYRGGIHEGIDWYSYGTGVRIDRNTPVRSMADGVVVRADHEYREMATRERNRLLEIGKNNDGQTPEPILDKLRGRQVWIQYENGVMVRYCHLDRIVPEVKPGTRIKAGEIVGYVGNSGTSDGAKGTNQGLHLHLDILLYGEPFWKPYGMEERRWILETVFNRNNQANSRETE, from the coding sequence ATGAGACATCCGACTTTCCTCATTGCGACCGCTGGTTTGACACTGATGATCGTGTTTCTTCCTCCAAGCAACAAGGCGTGGCTTGCCAAATGGGAAGCCGTCATGAATCTGGGGACGGAAAAGACGAAATCGGCGGGAAAGCAATCGTCGTCGCCCGTGGCCGAGGACCGTTCCGAAACCCCGTCGGAGGCGGAACAAGCGGTTCCGGTGTCCACCCAACCGGCGCAAAAGAACCGTCAGGAACTGACCGCAATGCGAAACGGAAAAGATCTGTACGTCAAGGTGGACGATCTTTCCAAAGTGCTTCCGGTGGAGTCCCATGTGTTCATGCCTGACGGCAAAATCGTGTTGATGCACGGAGAAGTCCGGTTTGAAATGTTTCACGAAGTGCCCGTGGTGAACAGGAACGGGGTGTTTGAACCTTTGAATCCCGCTCCGGTGGTGAAGGACGGAGAGGCATGGGTGCCGGTGACGTTCATCAAACAGGTGCTGAATCAGACGGTCACGACGTCCGGTACCACCGTCACGCTCGGAAGCAACCCTGCCCGCTTGCCGTCCAAAGCCCCCGGCAAACATCCGGGTGCCATTCCCGCGGCAAAAATGGTGGAGATCCTTTCGTTCCTTCGCACTCCGATCGACGGGGCGCACGTCAGTACGCTGGACTCCCACATGCCGGGTGCCGCCCGCACGTACCGGGGCGGAATCCATGAAGGCATTGACTGGTATTCGTACGGAACGGGAGTCCGAATCGACCGGAACACGCCGGTTCGCTCCATGGCGGACGGGGTGGTGGTCCGCGCCGATCACGAATACCGGGAGATGGCGACCCGGGAGCGGAATCGTCTGCTTGAGATCGGGAAAAACAACGACGGCCAGACTCCTGAACCCATCTTGGACAAACTCAGGGGGAGACAGGTCTGGATTCAGTATGAAAACGGCGTGATGGTTCGCTACTGTCATCTGGACCGGATCGTTCCCGAAGTGAAACCGGGAACGAGAATCAAGGCGGGGGAGATTGTCGGATACGTCGGAAACTCCGGAACCAGTGACGGAGCAAAGGGAACGAATCAAGGATTGCATTTGCATCTGGACATTTTGCTGTACGGAGAACCCTTCTGGAAACCGTACGGCATGGAAGAGAGACGTTGGATTTTGGAAACCGTGTTCAATCGAAACAACCAAGCGAACAGTCGCGAAACAGAGTGA
- a CDS encoding 2'-5' RNA ligase family protein: MYFGIAVFPQKHVQDVANSYRKRYDPHYTLIPPHITLMDRFEMAEEEAEKLVPELERIASETEAFRIRLHKVSNFYPASHTIYLAVEDSAPLVTLHKKIKSVVGRVESPYEFIPHLTIGQKLPQDELHDIYSSLRMTTFDLETKIDRFHLLYQLENGSWNIYQSFLLKR, translated from the coding sequence ATGTACTTTGGAATTGCCGTATTTCCGCAAAAACACGTTCAAGATGTCGCCAACTCGTACCGAAAGCGTTATGATCCCCACTATACGCTGATCCCTCCGCACATCACCCTGATGGACCGGTTTGAAATGGCGGAGGAGGAAGCGGAAAAACTGGTTCCCGAACTGGAACGGATCGCATCCGAAACGGAGGCGTTTCGCATTCGTCTTCACAAAGTCAGCAATTTCTACCCGGCCAGCCACACCATTTATCTCGCCGTCGAAGACAGCGCTCCGCTCGTCACTTTGCATAAAAAAATCAAAAGTGTGGTCGGACGGGTGGAATCTCCCTATGAATTCATCCCGCACCTGACCATCGGACAGAAACTGCCGCAGGATGAACTGCATGACATCTACAGCAGCCTGCGGATGACCACGTTTGACCTGGAGACGAAAATCGACCGGTTCCATCTCCTTTATCAGCTGGAAAACGGGTCGTGGAACATCTATCAATCGTTCCTGCTGAAGCGCTGA
- a CDS encoding helix-turn-helix domain-containing protein has product MDYIHPSKIGELLRKRRKELGLRLEDLADEFVSPSTISNIERGITYVNEEKVRYVADKLGVELDRIHELLEKEKQEEEQLELRLSAVESMIDLVGPDKGLERLRKLNIQGNHALACVAHFLRGKIYLAKKNWVKAQNHFLEAIRIVDQKPERLHTNIKAASYQELGKIALMFHKDPGQALRYVDEGLEAFQEDGDRAHCRYTLLISRINYLEMLDRIEEALHQIHDLWNEMERIDNVETVLELYGTRVRILDRLKLHEEAVRYAVRGIELARVNRKMEQACGLWMMLGRVYISREKWGEAEHCFQTALGIQEKLRSDRIKAEIFTRLGQIRLRRGELEDARSMLSRAAEAVEGTPISGEFGEIWLLLGDTYRFENRFDEAEKLYLKALEVSEDARKEERRNILLRLAVCQERTDPEKFSDTLRKIYHIDLESEVSGDELPA; this is encoded by the coding sequence TTGGATTACATCCATCCGAGCAAGATCGGCGAATTGCTCAGGAAACGAAGAAAAGAGCTCGGTCTTCGTCTCGAGGATCTGGCGGACGAATTTGTATCTCCCTCCACCATCAGCAACATCGAGAGAGGCATTACATACGTCAACGAGGAAAAAGTGAGATACGTGGCAGACAAGTTGGGCGTGGAACTGGACAGGATTCATGAACTCCTGGAAAAGGAAAAGCAGGAAGAGGAGCAGCTGGAACTGCGGCTTTCGGCCGTGGAGAGCATGATCGACCTGGTCGGTCCGGACAAGGGATTGGAGCGGTTGAGAAAGCTGAACATTCAAGGAAATCACGCCCTTGCATGTGTCGCACATTTTCTCCGGGGAAAAATCTATTTGGCCAAGAAAAACTGGGTCAAGGCGCAGAATCATTTTCTCGAGGCCATTCGCATCGTTGACCAGAAGCCGGAACGGCTCCACACCAACATCAAGGCGGCGAGCTACCAGGAGTTGGGCAAGATCGCGCTGATGTTCCACAAAGATCCCGGCCAGGCTCTCCGGTATGTCGATGAAGGGCTTGAAGCGTTTCAGGAGGACGGGGACCGTGCTCACTGCCGGTACACGCTTTTGATCTCACGGATCAACTATTTGGAGATGTTGGACCGGATTGAGGAAGCGTTGCACCAGATTCACGATCTGTGGAATGAAATGGAACGCATTGACAACGTGGAAACGGTGCTGGAATTGTACGGCACGCGCGTGCGCATTCTCGACCGTCTCAAACTCCATGAAGAAGCCGTCCGTTACGCCGTCAGGGGCATCGAATTGGCAAGGGTCAACCGGAAGATGGAACAGGCTTGCGGCCTTTGGATGATGTTGGGTCGCGTCTACATTTCCCGCGAAAAATGGGGAGAGGCGGAGCATTGTTTCCAAACGGCACTGGGAATCCAGGAAAAGCTGCGTTCGGACCGCATCAAGGCGGAAATCTTCACCCGGTTGGGGCAGATCCGGTTGAGGAGAGGAGAGCTGGAGGATGCACGTTCCATGTTGTCCCGGGCGGCGGAAGCGGTGGAGGGAACGCCGATTTCGGGTGAATTCGGGGAAATCTGGTTGCTCTTGGGGGATACGTACCGTTTCGAGAACCGGTTCGACGAAGCGGAAAAACTGTATCTGAAGGCATTGGAAGTGTCGGAGGACGCCCGCAAGGAGGAGAGAAGAAACATTCTCCTCCGCCTGGCCGTGTGCCAGGAACGCACCGATCCCGAGAAGTTTTCCGACACTCTCCGAAAAATTTACCACATCGATCTGGAATCGGAAGTTTCCGGAGACGAGTTGCCGGCCTGA
- a CDS encoding PHP domain-containing protein has protein sequence MRMTDCHAHTTASDGLHSPTEVVRIARDAGLYAVAVTDHDSVDGVEEALEAGKRWGMEVIPGVEISTLWQGREIHMLGLFIDHKDPGLLEKLEELRDVRRRRNLMMIDKLNELGIDLTLEEVEAKKRGKADLNVGRPHIAEVLMEKGIVRSMEEAFDKYLGKNGLAYVTPDRISPVEAIRLIHRSKGAAVIAHPGLYGMDEILPWLVENGLDGIEVNHPDHTEEDKARYLRLAEQWNLAVTAGSDFHGERNGSMYHAPLGTCRLEWERALLLKERAEKNREG, from the coding sequence ATGAGAATGACAGATTGTCATGCACACACCACTGCATCGGACGGGCTGCATTCACCGACGGAAGTGGTACGGATCGCCCGGGATGCCGGTCTTTATGCGGTGGCCGTGACCGATCACGATTCCGTCGACGGTGTGGAGGAAGCACTGGAAGCCGGAAAGAGATGGGGCATGGAAGTGATTCCCGGCGTGGAGATCTCCACGTTGTGGCAGGGCCGGGAAATTCACATGCTCGGATTGTTCATCGATCACAAGGATCCCGGCTTGTTGGAGAAACTGGAGGAGCTCAGAGACGTCCGAAGGCGCAGAAACCTGATGATGATCGACAAGCTGAATGAGTTGGGCATCGATTTGACACTGGAAGAAGTGGAAGCCAAAAAGAGAGGAAAAGCCGACCTGAACGTCGGCCGGCCTCATATTGCGGAAGTGTTGATGGAAAAAGGAATCGTTCGCTCCATGGAAGAAGCGTTTGACAAATACCTGGGGAAAAACGGACTGGCATACGTGACGCCGGACCGAATTTCTCCGGTGGAAGCGATCCGGTTGATTCACCGGAGCAAAGGGGCCGCAGTCATCGCCCATCCGGGATTGTACGGGATGGATGAGATCCTTCCTTGGCTGGTGGAAAACGGGTTGGACGGCATCGAGGTGAACCATCCGGACCACACGGAAGAGGACAAAGCCCGATACTTGCGGCTGGCGGAACAATGGAATCTCGCCGTCACGGCCGGTTCCGATTTTCACGGAGAGCGCAACGGTTCCATGTACCATGCTCCGCTGGGGACCTGTCGTCTGGAATGGGAACGGGCGCTCCTGCTGAAAGAGCGGGCCGAAAAGAACCGGGAGGGGTGA
- a CDS encoding GapA-binding peptide SR1P codes for MEAIVCMNCDVVIDWVESEKFGTLYGTCESCLDRSCAPDQDVIRDREIA; via the coding sequence ATGGAAGCGATCGTTTGCATGAATTGCGACGTTGTGATCGATTGGGTGGAATCGGAAAAATTCGGAACGTTGTACGGAACCTGTGAATCCTGTCTCGACCGATCCTGCGCACCTGATCAAGACGTGATCCGTGACCGCGAAATCGCCTGA
- a CDS encoding DNA recombination protein RmuC codes for MLEFLVTLAVVLVAAGLYMQWKNRSHDTVRDEFLQIREMLKETARHHDQQLRENREVIRESIRDMKDDVHQAISRSVQNQAHLLRMAVEQVHQLKTDVEKQMEQIRKENNEKLEHMQKTVDEKLEITLKRRLDDSFSKVSELLTQVNVNLGQVHSLTDHVSTLNRMLNNVKQRGNFGEIQLENILEDILAPDQYIKNCEIQGRQRVEFAIKLPVTDEERSFQLLPIDAKFPEADYQKLRDAQEAGDRRRVEEAQKALARKIRDEAKNIEKYIVPPLTTEFAVMFLPTESLFAEVLRIPGLLDEIRRNKVIITGPVTLAAFLHSLRIGFKAVAIRKQTNEILNLLESIQNDFDKFGQSLEKARKKLEDAETAIDKAFTDTQKIRVSLRRVQHVSISDRSSASGT; via the coding sequence ATGCTTGAGTTTTTGGTGACACTGGCCGTTGTTCTCGTCGCAGCCGGTTTGTACATGCAATGGAAGAACCGGTCGCACGACACGGTTCGCGACGAATTCCTTCAAATCCGGGAGATGTTGAAAGAAACGGCCCGACATCACGATCAACAGCTGAGGGAAAACCGGGAAGTGATCCGGGAATCGATCAGGGACATGAAAGATGACGTCCATCAGGCGATCAGCCGTTCCGTTCAAAATCAGGCCCATCTCCTTCGGATGGCCGTGGAGCAAGTCCATCAGCTCAAGACCGACGTGGAAAAACAGATGGAGCAAATCCGGAAGGAAAACAACGAAAAATTGGAACACATGCAAAAAACCGTCGATGAAAAACTGGAGATCACGTTGAAAAGGCGGTTGGATGATTCATTCAGCAAGGTGAGCGAACTGTTGACCCAAGTCAACGTCAATCTCGGACAGGTCCACTCGCTCACGGACCATGTTTCCACCCTCAACCGCATGCTCAACAACGTGAAGCAACGCGGAAATTTCGGGGAGATCCAGTTGGAAAACATCCTGGAAGACATTCTCGCGCCTGATCAATACATCAAAAACTGCGAGATTCAAGGTCGGCAACGCGTGGAGTTTGCCATCAAGTTGCCGGTGACGGATGAAGAGCGTTCTTTCCAATTGTTGCCGATCGATGCCAAGTTTCCCGAAGCCGACTATCAGAAGCTGAGAGATGCCCAGGAAGCCGGAGACCGGCGCCGGGTGGAAGAGGCACAAAAAGCACTGGCCCGGAAGATCCGGGATGAAGCCAAAAACATCGAAAAATACATCGTTCCTCCGCTGACCACCGAATTTGCCGTCATGTTTCTGCCGACGGAGAGTCTGTTTGCGGAAGTGCTCCGCATTCCGGGACTGCTTGATGAAATCCGGAGGAACAAAGTGATCATCACCGGTCCCGTCACCCTTGCGGCGTTTCTGCACAGTTTGCGGATCGGCTTCAAAGCCGTCGCCATCCGGAAACAGACCAATGAGATCCTGAACCTTTTGGAAAGCATCCAGAACGATTTCGACAAATTCGGTCAATCCCTGGAGAAAGCCCGAAAAAAACTGGAAGACGCAGAAACAGCGATTGACAAGGCATTTACGGACACTCAAAAAATCCGCGTGTCTCTGCGTCGCGTCCAGCATGTATCAATTTCCGACCGTTCATCCGCTTCCGGTACCTGA
- a CDS encoding phosphatase PAP2 family protein, translated as MKHFAAWLIRYDHTLIQWVNCQWKCRLLDWLMPRFTHLGGATATIGFLLLWLMFAPDSVKWWSVEGLTALGGSHLAVRGIKAWKPRLRPYLRLGNLHTFPNPLTDWSFPSGHTTAAFSVAVTFFLHVPDSGIVLLPYAVTVGISRIYLALHYPTDVLIGGCLGSGFAVMTAWMFERFVA; from the coding sequence TTGAAACATTTTGCCGCCTGGTTGATCCGGTATGATCATACCTTGATTCAATGGGTCAACTGTCAATGGAAGTGCCGGCTGCTGGATTGGTTGATGCCCAGATTCACCCATTTGGGCGGGGCCACCGCCACGATCGGTTTTTTGCTTCTGTGGCTGATGTTCGCCCCGGATTCCGTGAAATGGTGGTCCGTGGAGGGATTGACGGCATTGGGTGGCAGCCATCTGGCCGTTCGGGGAATCAAGGCCTGGAAGCCCCGACTTCGTCCTTACCTGCGTTTGGGGAATCTGCATACCTTCCCCAATCCGCTGACGGATTGGTCATTCCCGTCCGGGCATACGACCGCGGCCTTTTCCGTTGCCGTCACGTTTTTCCTTCATGTGCCGGACTCCGGGATTGTTCTGCTCCCCTACGCCGTGACGGTGGGGATCTCCCGGATCTATCTGGCCCTTCATTATCCGACCGACGTGTTGATCGGAGGTTGCCTCGGGTCCGGCTTTGCGGTTATGACCGCTTGGATGTTCGAGCGGTTTGTGGCATGA
- a CDS encoding DUF1885 family protein — protein MKESARIRLVKGSKQETVTLQEVKEALERYRETFSLTGRQLDWSYQDAAFPYEVEEREQSGSPFLFLKGTDPRLHHGLVIGVGRESEEGPYFIQVVLPGTSTHGDKAKANEFCKYLARTFKGELHLFNGRIMYFNDRKG, from the coding sequence TTGAAAGAAAGCGCTCGCATCAGACTGGTCAAGGGTTCCAAACAGGAAACCGTCACTTTGCAAGAAGTGAAAGAGGCGTTGGAGCGATACCGGGAAACATTTTCCCTCACCGGCCGCCAATTGGACTGGAGTTACCAGGACGCCGCTTTTCCATACGAAGTGGAGGAACGGGAACAATCCGGCTCCCCCTTCCTCTTCCTGAAAGGAACTGACCCCCGTCTTCATCACGGCTTGGTCATCGGGGTCGGACGGGAATCGGAAGAAGGACCGTACTTCATCCAGGTGGTTCTTCCCGGCACGTCGACCCACGGGGACAAGGCCAAGGCCAACGAATTCTGCAAATATCTGGCGCGCACGTTCAAAGGGGAGCTGCACCTTTTCAACGGTCGGATCATGTATTTCAACGATCGCAAAGGCTGA
- a CDS encoding phosphatidylglycerophosphatase A, producing MKRIHSQEVKMAAMDRLKDRGVTIDAIAEIVYHMQSPYKEDLTLEACVESVLAVLNKREIQHAILVGVELDMLAERNLLSEPLLSLVRDDEGLFGCDETLALGSVFGYGSIAVTTFGHLDKQKIGIIRQLDTKKDGPVHTFTDDLVASIAAAASSRLAHRLRDEEEQNGEDGRNAQAN from the coding sequence ATGAAGAGAATTCACAGCCAAGAAGTGAAAATGGCGGCCATGGACCGATTGAAAGACCGGGGTGTCACGATCGACGCAATTGCCGAGATTGTCTATCACATGCAGTCTCCGTACAAAGAAGATCTGACCTTGGAAGCTTGCGTGGAAAGTGTCCTGGCCGTTCTCAACAAGAGAGAAATCCAACATGCCATCCTGGTGGGTGTGGAACTGGATATGCTCGCTGAAAGAAATCTTCTTTCCGAACCTCTCCTTTCCCTTGTCCGGGATGACGAAGGGTTGTTCGGGTGTGACGAAACGCTGGCTCTCGGTTCCGTGTTCGGATACGGAAGCATCGCGGTCACCACGTTCGGTCACTTGGACAAGCAGAAGATCGGCATCATCCGGCAGCTTGACACGAAGAAAGACGGACCCGTCCACACGTTCACGGACGATCTCGTGGCCAGCATCGCGGCAGCCGCTTCCAGCCGTCTCGCGCACCGGCTGAGGGATGAGGAAGAACAAAACGGTGAGGACGGGAGAAATGCCCAAGCGAACTGA
- a CDS encoding DUF3055 domain-containing protein translates to MSWYDRLYDESEKAKVRFVGFLSEHGRYDFGIVYTRMFFGKPLVVCMQTGRSSLLSLTDAENLEYLQKTFNLGSKEEAEEVSLFLKANLPTESLEAELENGS, encoded by the coding sequence ATGAGCTGGTACGATCGCCTGTATGACGAATCCGAAAAGGCCAAAGTCCGTTTTGTCGGCTTTCTCTCGGAACACGGCCGGTACGATTTCGGAATCGTTTACACCCGCATGTTCTTCGGGAAACCGCTGGTCGTCTGCATGCAGACCGGACGCTCCTCGCTGCTCTCGCTGACCGACGCCGAGAACCTGGAGTATCTCCAGAAAACGTTCAACCTGGGGTCCAAAGAGGAGGCGGAAGAAGTATCTCTGTTTTTGAAGGCCAACCTTCCGACCGAATCGTTGGAAGCCGAACTGGAAAACGGAAGTTGA
- a CDS encoding aminotransferase class I/II-fold pyridoxal phosphate-dependent enzyme: protein MNQRQHRTPLFSLLKEHAGRNPVQFHIPGHKKGQGMDPEFRDFIGPNALSIDLINIEPLDDLHHPRGAIREAQELAAEAFGADYTFFSVQGTSGAIMTMVMSVLNPGDKIIVPRNVHKSVMSAIILAGGRPVFVHPEMDERLGIAHGITPAQVSKTLDRHPDAKAVLVINPTYYGIAGDLKSIVDLVHERNIPVLVDEAHGVLTHFHRRLPVSAMEAGADMAATSVHKLGGSLTQSSVLNVREGLVNARRVQSIISMLTTTSTSYLLMASLDAARRYLAIHGHEVIERTLMLADTARKRINEIPGLMCMGRDWLGSEAMYDMDETKLLIHLKHLGISGHDAERWLREHHNIEVELSDLYNILCLITPGDTEESVDRLIRALRDLSDHFHEPDRSREIRIRLPEIPELVLSPREAFYSETISVPLEESAGRVIAEFIMIYPPGIPVLLPGERITSENISYILEHIEAGLPVQGTEDPSVRQVRVIK, encoded by the coding sequence ATGAATCAACGACAACATCGCACGCCGCTTTTTTCTTTGCTCAAAGAACATGCCGGGAGAAATCCCGTTCAATTTCATATCCCCGGGCACAAAAAAGGGCAGGGAATGGATCCCGAATTCCGGGATTTCATCGGCCCGAACGCCCTCTCCATCGATTTGATCAACATCGAGCCCCTGGATGACCTGCATCATCCGCGCGGAGCCATCCGGGAAGCACAGGAATTGGCCGCCGAGGCATTCGGGGCCGATTATACGTTTTTCTCGGTGCAGGGAACCAGCGGGGCCATCATGACCATGGTCATGTCGGTGCTGAACCCCGGGGACAAAATCATCGTCCCCCGAAACGTGCACAAATCGGTGATGTCCGCCATCATCCTGGCGGGAGGTCGCCCGGTGTTCGTTCATCCGGAGATGGATGAACGGCTGGGCATCGCCCACGGCATCACGCCCGCCCAAGTGTCCAAAACCCTTGACCGGCATCCGGACGCGAAGGCCGTCCTTGTGATCAATCCCACCTACTACGGGATCGCGGGAGATCTCAAGAGCATCGTCGACCTTGTTCACGAACGGAACATTCCGGTATTGGTCGATGAAGCCCACGGGGTGTTGACCCATTTTCACCGACGGTTGCCCGTTTCCGCCATGGAAGCCGGCGCGGACATGGCAGCCACCAGTGTGCACAAGCTGGGCGGTTCCCTGACTCAAAGCTCGGTGCTCAACGTTCGCGAAGGACTTGTCAATGCCCGAAGAGTCCAATCGATCATCAGCATGCTGACCACCACGTCGACTTCATACTTGCTGATGGCATCATTGGATGCCGCCCGCCGGTATCTGGCCATTCACGGGCATGAAGTGATCGAGCGGACATTGATGCTGGCCGACACCGCCCGCAAACGCATCAACGAAATTCCCGGCCTGATGTGCATGGGAAGGGACTGGCTCGGGAGCGAAGCCATGTATGACATGGATGAGACGAAACTCCTGATCCATCTGAAACATCTCGGCATCAGCGGTCATGACGCGGAGAGGTGGCTCAGGGAACATCACAACATCGAAGTGGAACTGAGCGATCTGTACAACATTCTGTGCCTGATCACGCCCGGCGACACCGAAGAGAGCGTGGACCGCCTCATCCGGGCGCTCCGGGATTTGTCCGATCACTTCCATGAACCGGACCGTTCGCGGGAAATTCGCATTCGTTTGCCTGAAATCCCCGAACTGGTTCTCTCTCCCCGTGAAGCGTTTTACAGCGAAACGATTTCCGTTCCTTTGGAAGAATCCGCCGGAAGAGTGATCGCCGAATTCATCATGATTTATCCTCCCGGCATTCCGGTCCTTCTGCCGGGCGAACGCATCACGTCCGAGAACATCTCCTACATCCTTGAACACATCGAAGCCGGTTTGCCCGTGCAGGGAACCGAGGATCCCTCCGTCCGGCAAGTACGGGTCATCAAATGA